The sequence TGTCACTTCAAACATCTTTCCTAATTTCCAACTGAAATTTCTTTTAATATTTGAATATTCGAAAGGAATGATAATTTTATTATTGACATCAATCACACCGAATTTATCATTGTTTGAAGCTACAATCATCGGATCTGCAACATCATCTCCTTCCATAATATAGAGATACTGATATTGCGGATAGATCTGATACTGTCGATAGTCTGCAGCATTCACGAATTTTGATTTTTCAATAATTCCATAGAAACCATTAAGAACATAGGCCTGGAAAAGCTGTTGCTTATACTCTTCAAATTTACATTTCCCTAAATCCGAATCTTTAAACTGATAGACTCTTTTCCCGGAATGGTCTACCCGATAAGAAATCATATTTTTTTCTACGGTAGCATAATCTTTTGTTCCAAATTTTCTAACTTTTTCATTCGGCGAATTCAAAAGATTACAGTCTTCATAAAAAAATACAGCAATATGATATTCGGGCTGAATGATGAATTTTCTGTTTTGATTGACATACCCGAAGCTATCCCCTTTCTTTTTAGGAATCAGAAGGGGAAGATCTTTATTATTAACGACAAGATCGGGATTATGCCTGACTACGGCATTCTTCTCCTTTTTCACAGCGGATTTCGTGCCATTTCTCGCTATAGGTTTCTTCACAGATTTAGCCTGAGAGAAAATAGAAATCGAAATAAAAATGCACAAAACATTTAAGATATTTTTCATATTCACCATTTGACTGCAAAATTACGACCAAAAATAGAAATTATCAAATTCATATTTATAAAGAATCTAAATAATTTCATTCTCATAAAATCGTAAAATTTCGTAATTTTGGGGAACATTTTGAATTGTTTAATAATTTAAAAACCTTTTAAAAAAGAGCGTAGATTATGCTGACCTTATTGGATTAATGTTGCATCCCATGCGAGATCTCAAAATGTCATTAATTGTATTATACAGACCAGTAAGAAGTAGCGAAATACTCTACCTTTTAATATTGAAAGACTTCTATTATGAATATTTATAAGGATTACATCAAAGAGATTGAAGAAAGAAAAGACCAGGGGCTTCATCCAAAGCCAATTGATGGTGCTGAATTACTAAGCGAAATCATTGCACAAATCAAAGATACAGGTAATGCAGATCGAGCAGACTCTCTTAAATTTTTCATCTACAATACCCTACCGGGAACTACAAGTGCAGCGGGTGTAAAAGCTAAATTTTTAAAAGAGATCATTCTAGGTGAATCCGTAGTAGAAGAAATCTCTCAAACCTTTGCTTTCGAATTATTATCTCACATGAAAGGAGGTAAATCAATCGAAGTATTATTAGACTTGGCTTTAGGTAACGATGCCGCTATTGCTCAACAAGCTGCGGAAGTTCTTAAAACTCAGGTTTTCCTTTATGAAGCGGATACTACTCGTTTAAAGGAAGCATACAACAGCGGAAATGAAATCGCAAAAGAAATTTTAGAAAGTTATGCACAGGCTGAATTCTTCACTAAGCTTCCTGAAGTGGCTGACGAGATTAAAGTGATTACTTATATTGCTGGTGAAGGAGATATCTCTACCGATTTACTTTCTCCAGGTAACCAAGCGCACTCAAGATCAGACCGTGAACTTCACGGTAAATGTATGATTACTCCTGCAGCTCAGGAAGAAATCAAAGCTTTACAGGCACAACATCCTGATGCAAGCGTTATGCTTATTGCTGAAAAAGGGACAATGGGTGTAGGTTCATCCAGAATGTCTGGGGTAAACAATGTGGCTTTATGGACTGGTAAACAAGCTAGCCCTTATGTTCCATTCGTCAATATCGCTCCAATTGTAGGAGGAACAAACGGTATTTCTCCAATCTTCCTTACCACTGTTGACGTTACCGGAGGTATCGGTGTTGACCTTAAGAACTGGGTGAAGAAAGTAGATGAAAATGGAAATCCTATTCGTAACGAAAATGGTGATATTGTTCTTGAAGAAGCTTATTCAGTAGCTACAGGAACTCTATTAACTATTAATACAAAAGAAAAGAAATTATATAACGGAGATCAGGAACTGATTGACCTTACAAAGTCTTTCACACCACAAAAGATGGAATTCATCAAAGCTGGTGGGTCTTACGCCATCGTATTTGGTAAGAAACTACAGACATTCGCAGCTCAGACTTTAGGTATTGAAGCGCCTGTTGTTTTCGCTCCATCTAAAGAAATTTCTCACGAAGGACAAGGTCTTACAGCTGTTGAAAAAATCTTCAACAGAAATGCTGTAGGAACTACACCAGGAAAAGTATTACATGCTGGTTCTGATGTACGTGTACAGGTAAACATTGTAGGTTCACAGGATACGACAGGTCTTATGACTTCTCAGGAGCTTGAATCAATGGCTGCTACTGTAATTTCTCCAGTGGTAGACGGTGCTTACCAATCAGGTTGTCACACGGCTTCGGTTTGGGATAAAAAAGCACAGGCTAACATTCCTAAGCTAATGAAATTCATGAACGATTTCGGATTAATCACAGCTCGTGACCCGAAAGGTGAATACCACTCAATGACTGACGTTATTCACAAAGTTCTTAACGATATCACTGTAGACGAGTGGGCGATCATCATTGGTGGTGACTCTCACACAAGAATGTCTAAAGGAGTTGCTTTTGGAGCTGACTCTGGAACAGTTGCTCTTGCACTAGCTACAGGAGAAGCATCTATGCCAATCCCTGAATCTGTAAAAGTAACATTCAAAGGAGAAATGAAGCCTCACATGGATTTCCGTGATGTGGTACATGCTACTCAGGCTCAGATGTTGAAGCAATTCGGAGGAGAAAACGTATTCCAAGGAAGAATCATTGAGGTTCACATCGGAACACTTCCTGCTGACCAGGCATTTACATTTACAGACTGGACTGCTGAAATGAAAGCAAAAGCCTCTATCAACATTTCTGAAGATAACACCCTAATCGAATCATTGGAAATTGCTAAAGGCAGAATTCAGATCATGATCGACAAAGGAATGGATAACCATAACAAAGTTCTTCAGGGATTAATTGACAAAGCAAATAAGAGAATTGAAGAGATCAGATCTGGTGAAAAACCAGCACTGACTCCTGACGCTAATGCTAAATATTACGCTGAAGTTGTTGTAGATCTTGATGTCATCGTAGAACCTATGATTGCTGACCCGGATGTAAACAATGATGATGTATCTAAGAGATATACTCACGATACCATCAGAGACCTTTCTTACTATGGTGGTGAGAAAAAAGTAGATCTTGGCTTCGTAGGATCTTGTATGGTTCACAAAGGAGACCTTAAGATTGTTTCTCAGATGTTGAAAAACCTTGAAAAGAAAAATGGTAAAGTAGAATTTAGCGCACCACTAGTTGTTGCCGCCCCTACTTATAATATCATTGATGAGTTAAAAGCTGAAGGTGACTGGGAATTACTGGAAAAATATTCAGGTTTTGAATTTAATGACAACGCTCCTAAAGGGGAAGCTCGTACAACATATGAAAATGTAATGTACCTAGAGCGCCCTGGATGTAACCTTTGTATGGGTAACCAAGAAAAAGCGGCTAAAGGAGATACTGTACTAGCTACTTCAACACGTCTTTTCCAGGGAAGAGTCGTGGAGGATTCTGAGCGTAAAAAAGGGGAATCTCTATTGGCTTCAACTCCGGTTGTTGTTCTTTCTGCTATCATCGGAAGAATCCCAAATATTGAAGAATACAAAGCAGCAGTTGAAGGGATTGACCTGACAACTTTTGTACCTTCTATCAAGGAATTAACAAGCACAAGCGCTCACTAACAGCATTGATAAATTAGTCGCAAGACTATTGAAAATTATATAAATGAAAGATTTTAGTCCTTTTAGGATTTAAAATCTTTCATTTTTTTTGTTTAGAATCGTTCTATTTTAAGTTAAATACGATTTTTTTCCGAGAAAATCGAGAAAATAGAATCTATTTTTTCTTAAATTGAAAGTTATAAAATCTCTTGATTTTAGAATCAAAACCTTCCTATTTATGGATTATAGGAACATTTTTTGATATATAAAAAAATGATTTTCTTTTTCAAATATAAGAGAAAGGAACATTAACGGAAAAAAGAACAAAACTAAATACGATATGACTTTTGATATTGATATGATCAAAAAGGTGTATGAGCGCTATCCTGAGAGAATTGCTGCGGCAAGACAAATCGTGGGAAAACCTCTTACCCTTTCAGAAAAAATTCTTTACACCCACCTTTGGGAAGGAAATGCTACACAGGAATATGAAAGAGGAAACTCTTATGTAGATTTTGCACCGGACAGAGTAGCTATGCAGGATGCAACAGCACAAATGGCACTTTTGCAGTTTATGCAGGCTGGAAAAACTAAAGTGGCTGTTCCATCAACGGCTCATGCGGATCACCTGATCCAGGCGAAAGTAGGTGCTGATAAAGATTTACAAGAGGGTATCAACAAAAACTCTGAGGTGTTCAACTTCTTAAGTTCTGTATGTGATAAGTACGGAATCGGATTCTGGAAGCCAGGAGCAGGAATCATCCACCAGGTGGTATTGGAAAACTATGCTTTCCCTGGAGGAATGATGATTGGAACTGACTCTCACACTGTAAACGCCGGCGGACTAGGAATGGTTGCCATTGGTGTAGGTGGTGCAGATGCAGTAGATGTAATGGCAGGAATGGCCTGGGAGCTCAAAATGCCTAAACTTATCGGGGTTAAATTAACCGGTAAAATGAATGGTTGGACTTCCGCTAAAGATGTGATCTTAAAAGTAGCAGGAATTCTTACTGTAAAAGGAGGTACAGGATGTATTGTAGAATACTTCGGTGAAGGGGCAGAATCTCTTTCAGCAACAGGTAAAGGTACTATCTGTAATATGGGTGCTGAAATTGGAGCTACGACTTCCACTTTTGGATATGATGATTCCATGAGAAGATACCTTGCTGCTACAGGAAGACAGGATGTAGTAGACGCAGCTGATAAAATTGCTGAACACTTAACGGGTGATGCAGAAGTATATGCTAACCCGGAACAATATTTCGATCAATTAATTGAAATAAACCTTTCTGAGCTGACTCCACACTTAAACGGACCTTTCACACCGGACTTAGCGACTCCAGTTGCTGAATTCAGAGCTAAAGCTGAGGCTAACGGTTGGCCATTGGAAGTGGAATGGGCTCTTATTGGTTCTTGTACCAACTCTTCGTATGAAGATTTATCAAGAGCTGCTTCTATTGTAGAAGATGCAGTATCTAAAGGAGTAAAGCCTAAAGCTATCTTAGGAATTAACCCAGGTTCTGAGCAGGTGAAATTTACAGCGGAAAGAGACGGATTTTTAGATTCTTTCAGAAAATTTGAAAATGCAAGAATCTTTACGAATGCTTGTGGACCATGTATCGGACAATGGGATAGAGAAGGTGCAGAAAAAGGAGAGAAAAACTCCATTATTCACTCTTTCAATAGAAACTTTGCGAAAAGGGCTGATGGTAACCCCAATACCCACGCATTTGTAGCTTCTCCTGAAATGGTTGCTGCTGTTGCGATCTCAGGTAGATTAGATTTCAACCCAATTACAGATACTTTAACAAATGAAGCTGGTGAGCAGGTAAAACTTGACGAGCCTAAAGGTTTCGAACTTCCTGAAAAAGGATTTGCTGTAGATGACAATGGATATCAAGCTCCATCAGAAGACGGTTCAAGTGTTGTCGTTAATGTAAGCCCTACTTCAGACAGACTTCAATTATTAGAGGAGTTCCCCGCTTGGGATGGTAAAAACATCACAGGAGCTAAAGTATTAATCAAAGCATTCGGAAAATGTACCACTGACCACATTTCTATGGCTGGACCATGGTTGAAATACAGAGGTCACCTTGATAATATTTCCAATAACATGTTAATTGGTGCTGTAAATGCATACAATATGGAAACCAACCACGTTAAAAATGAATTAACGGGTGAATATGGTGAAGTTCCAGCTGTACAAAGAGCTTACAAAGCTGCAGGTGTTCCAACTATTGTTGTAGGAGACCAAAATTACGGTGAAGGGTCTTCAAGAGAGCACGCTGCTATGGAGCCTAGACACCTTGGTGTAAAGGCGGTACTGGTAAAATCATTTGCGAGAATCCACGAAACTAACCTTAAAAAACAAGGGATGTTAGGGATCACTTTTGCTAATGAGGCTGATTATGACAAGATTCAGGAAGATGACACTGTTAATTTCTTAGATCTTGACCAGTTTGCTCCAGGAAAGCAATTAACACTAGAGTTCGTTCACAAAGACGGAACAAAAGATATCATTATGGCTAACCATACTTATAACGATCAACAGATTGATTGGTTCAAAGCTGGTTCTGCCCTAAACTTGATTAAACAACAAGAGAAATAAGAATTAATTGTTAGATCGATTAATAAAAAGACGGCTTCTATTGAAGTCGTCTTTTTTTGATTTATTTCTTTAAAATAATGACATAAACATTCATAATACAAAAGTTATAAAATTCAATAGGAGCGGACTTTAGTCCACTTTCATCATCAATAAAAATCCCATTGGCTTTAAGTCCAAAAAAACCTGCTCAATCTCAGAAATCTGCGCGATTTTTTTAATCTCACACAGGTTTTACTGATTACGCAAATCCTGAGTGATTGGATACTTCTAAACCTTATAGGTTTTAGAAACCTATAAGGTTTGAATTACTACCCTATTCTATTTTAATCTCTCTAACAGATTGGTTTTATAATAGCTATCCCCTATTGGAATTTTCTGCTCTGGCAGTACCCATTTTTTGATTCCATTACTTTTAATTTTAACAAGAATAATGATAAACGGCATGAATATCAGATTCTAAAAATCAATAAAATTCTCTAACGATCTGTAACAAATTTTCTTTTTAAGCGTCTAACCGGATAGTAGTAAAAACAATATGAAAAAAACTCTATTCTCTCTATTGCTGGTAAGTTCGGTACTTGCTTTTGCACAGGAAAAAGATAACAATAAAGAAAAACAAATTGACGGCATTGTTATCACCAAAACTAAAAAAGCCGTTGAACAAAAGGCTGACCGTACAATTTTCGATTTTTCTGAACAGCCTCAGCTTAATAACGGGAATGTTCTGGAAGGAATTAAAAAGCTTCCAGGACTTGTAGCTACAGATATTGCCGGAATGATGTACCAGGGGAAATTTCTGGAGACTTATCTTAATGGGAGACCTCTTAATATTACTTCTAATGAGCTGAATTCCTTTCTAGAAGGGATGCCCGCTAATTCTATTGATAGAATTGAAATAATCACGCAACCCGGTGCAGAATTTCCAGCTACTTCAGGAGGTGCAATCTTAAACATTATTACGAATAAAAATGCGAACAAGTATTTAACCGCAACTTATTCAGGAAATTACACATTTACAAGCTATGATAAGTTCAGAAGCAGAACCAGTAATTCAATCAATTTAAATGCAAGAAATAAGCTTTTCGGATGGCAGCTGAATGTGGGACAGAACTACCGTGAAAGTATGTTGAATTCTAATCAAGATAATCTGTTAGGAAGTAATACAGATAGAATTGGCCGTGGTTATTTTGCAAAATCAGCATTAACATTTGATCTTGGACAGGACAGGCTATTATTGAATTATGATATTTACCACAACAATAATGACAACTACACTTTAAGCGACGGTGAAGGTGCCAAAAAAATAGAAGACAAGACAAAACCTAATGGATTTTATTACAGAGATTTTATTTTTGACGCTTCAGATGCCTCTAATACCAATAGCCTAAGACAGGAAGCCGTTGTAACCTATCAGAAACGTTTTAATGACAAGTCTCAGAAGTTAGATTTTCAATTTGGATATACAAAGTCTAACAGCAGGTTTGACCAGGATAATATTTTCAGAAAAGGAAAATATAGTGATAATGAACCCATTGATATTATTGGAGGTAACATCCTTAACAACAAATCTGACATGAGAATTGCTACTTTTAAAGTGGATTATTCTCAGCCAATTAAAATTCTTGATGGGGGAAAGGTAAGTTTCGGAGGGTTGTATGAAAAACAAAACTTTGATACTAAAAGTAAAGGCCTGACAAATCTAGATTATCAAAGACAAACGGCATCTACATATTTAGAGTTTCAGGCAAAATTTAAAAAGTTTGATGTTACCTTAGGATCCCGCGCAGAAAATTATGATATTTCCGGAATAACCCGGGCAATTGACAGTACCGGGGTGGTTGTTGAAAAGGATCTTCTTCCGTTTAATAAATTTAAACTGTTTCCTAATGCCAGCATCCAGTATAACCTAATGAGCCAGGTTTCTATTGCTGCCAACTACAACAAAAAGATCAGTTTACCAAGTATTTCTGCACTTAACCCAAACAATACAACATTCCAAGGACCCAATACTCAGGTGAACGGAAATCCTAACCTACAGCCAACCATTTTTGATAACTACGAAATAAAGATTTCTGCTTTTGATTACGCATTTATAGGATATAGTGTGAGTTCGGCTCAGAATCAGATAGCTCAAATCATCAAAAGGGATGGAAAAAATTTATTTAATGAACAGATTAATATTTCCAACATGAAGATTCACAACTTCAATGTAGGGCTCCCTATCCCGTTTATGTTATTTAGTAAATCTCTTAGTGAGGTGATGAAGTTTAATTTTAATCCTGATAAAATTAACTTTATGTACGTGTATGCCGGATATCAAAAGCATGAAATAGATAATCTGAATAATAAAGGTTTTTGGATTTTTAATGTTTCAACCCAGTTGATCTTGCCAAAAGATATAAAATTAACGGCTAATTACAGTTATCTGACTCCCAAGGCAGGATATTTCTATTTTACAGCAGAAAAACCGTTTAATAACAACGTAGATATTACACTTACTAAAAAGTTCATGAATAATCGTCTCACCCTTTCTGTTTTTGCCAATGACATTTTCAATGGTCAGGTAATGCAGGTTCGTTCTAATCCACCATCAGGAGAAACTGCTACACTAAGGACCAAATATGATTCAAGAAACTTTGGATTATCTATCAATTATAAAATTCCAACGAGAAACAAATTAGCAAAAGAGGATCCCAATATCCTGAACCAAACCAAAAAAGAGGATAATGGCGGTGTTATGCAACAAGGACAGTAATAGATTTAAATGATATAATAAACGAAAATGGGACAGTAATAGGATTATTGTCTCATTTTTATTTCTATTGATTATAATAAAGAAGTTGTATCTCATGCAGATTTTTCTTCATCAGTATAAAGATATTATCCAACAGAATCTGTGACATCTGCGTAATCTTCGAGAAACAAAAATGCCCTTAGAGCATTATCTAAAAATCTAACGTTTGAAACCTCCAGTTCAGTGTATCAATTAATGTTAACTGATTTAGATTTACAGGAAGATTGGTAATTATTTTCAAGGCTTTAAGCGCCATCATACTTCCGATGATTCCTGGCAAGGCACCTAAGACTCCAAGACTGTCACAATCTCGCATCTCTTCGTCAAAAGGAGGTTCAGGAAAGAGGTCCCTTAAATTTTTGCTTCCTTTATAGTTGAATACGGCAACCTGCCCGGAAAATCCTAAGATACTTCCGTACACCAATGTTTTCTCCAATGCTACACAGGTATCATTTACCAGATATCTTGTTGAGAAATTGTCTGATCCATCTACAATAATATCGTATTGGGAAAGAATTTGTGAAGCATTGACTGCATCAATCTTTTGTTCAATTCCTATTACTTTTACCTGATGATTAAGGGTATTCACAAATTTCTCAGCACTTTTGATTTTCAATGTTCCTATTTCATTTTCATTATGAATGATCTGGCGGTTCAGATTGTGAAGTTCCACTGTATCAAAATCTGCCAATCCTAAAGTTCCCACTCCTGCGGCTGCCAGATATTGAATTACAGGACTCCCCAACCCTCCGGCACCTATAACCAGAACCTTTGCATTTATTATTTTCTTTTGTCCTTCCAATCCTATTTCATCAATAAAGATTTGGCGACTGTATCTTTTAAAAATATCTTCGCTTTGCATATTAAACAATCATCATTGAAATTTAAACTCCACTGTAAACGGAATCCCAATCCTTCATCACCGGATCATACCCTGATCGTCTAATCATATTTTTGATCTCCTCCATACTTCTTTCATCACTGGTTTCAAACTGCTCCAATGATTCTTTATCTACAGCATATCCGCCCGGATTTGTTTTTGAACCTGCACTCATGGTGGTGGCACCCAGTGCTACAATATGATTTCTGAAAGTTTCGTTTTCTCTGGTGGAAATGGATATTTCAAGATCTTCATTCCAGATTCTGTAGGCACAGATCAGTTGTAGCAAATCCTTATCTTCCATAACAAAATTAGGTTCAATAATTCCTTCTGCCGGCCTCAATCGCGGAAATGATACTGAAAACTTACTTTTCCAGTACTGTTTCTGCAGGTAATCGATGTGAAGAGCATTAAAGAAACTGTCTACACGCCAATCTTCCAGCCCAAGTAAAAC is a genomic window of Chryseobacterium nakagawai containing:
- a CDS encoding WG repeat-containing protein; translation: MKNILNVLCIFISISIFSQAKSVKKPIARNGTKSAVKKEKNAVVRHNPDLVVNNKDLPLLIPKKKGDSFGYVNQNRKFIIQPEYHIAVFFYEDCNLLNSPNEKVRKFGTKDYATVEKNMISYRVDHSGKRVYQFKDSDLGKCKFEEYKQQLFQAYVLNGFYGIIEKSKFVNAADYRQYQIYPQYQYLYIMEGDDVADPMIVASNNDKFGVIDVNNKIIIPFEYSNIKRNFSWKLGKMFEVTKDGKNYYYVDANNKTY
- a CDS encoding bifunctional aconitate hydratase 2/2-methylisocitrate dehydratase, producing MNIYKDYIKEIEERKDQGLHPKPIDGAELLSEIIAQIKDTGNADRADSLKFFIYNTLPGTTSAAGVKAKFLKEIILGESVVEEISQTFAFELLSHMKGGKSIEVLLDLALGNDAAIAQQAAEVLKTQVFLYEADTTRLKEAYNSGNEIAKEILESYAQAEFFTKLPEVADEIKVITYIAGEGDISTDLLSPGNQAHSRSDRELHGKCMITPAAQEEIKALQAQHPDASVMLIAEKGTMGVGSSRMSGVNNVALWTGKQASPYVPFVNIAPIVGGTNGISPIFLTTVDVTGGIGVDLKNWVKKVDENGNPIRNENGDIVLEEAYSVATGTLLTINTKEKKLYNGDQELIDLTKSFTPQKMEFIKAGGSYAIVFGKKLQTFAAQTLGIEAPVVFAPSKEISHEGQGLTAVEKIFNRNAVGTTPGKVLHAGSDVRVQVNIVGSQDTTGLMTSQELESMAATVISPVVDGAYQSGCHTASVWDKKAQANIPKLMKFMNDFGLITARDPKGEYHSMTDVIHKVLNDITVDEWAIIIGGDSHTRMSKGVAFGADSGTVALALATGEASMPIPESVKVTFKGEMKPHMDFRDVVHATQAQMLKQFGGENVFQGRIIEVHIGTLPADQAFTFTDWTAEMKAKASINISEDNTLIESLEIAKGRIQIMIDKGMDNHNKVLQGLIDKANKRIEEIRSGEKPALTPDANAKYYAEVVVDLDVIVEPMIADPDVNNDDVSKRYTHDTIRDLSYYGGEKKVDLGFVGSCMVHKGDLKIVSQMLKNLEKKNGKVEFSAPLVVAAPTYNIIDELKAEGDWELLEKYSGFEFNDNAPKGEARTTYENVMYLERPGCNLCMGNQEKAAKGDTVLATSTRLFQGRVVEDSERKKGESLLASTPVVVLSAIIGRIPNIEEYKAAVEGIDLTTFVPSIKELTSTSAH
- a CDS encoding aconitate hydratase, giving the protein MTFDIDMIKKVYERYPERIAAARQIVGKPLTLSEKILYTHLWEGNATQEYERGNSYVDFAPDRVAMQDATAQMALLQFMQAGKTKVAVPSTAHADHLIQAKVGADKDLQEGINKNSEVFNFLSSVCDKYGIGFWKPGAGIIHQVVLENYAFPGGMMIGTDSHTVNAGGLGMVAIGVGGADAVDVMAGMAWELKMPKLIGVKLTGKMNGWTSAKDVILKVAGILTVKGGTGCIVEYFGEGAESLSATGKGTICNMGAEIGATTSTFGYDDSMRRYLAATGRQDVVDAADKIAEHLTGDAEVYANPEQYFDQLIEINLSELTPHLNGPFTPDLATPVAEFRAKAEANGWPLEVEWALIGSCTNSSYEDLSRAASIVEDAVSKGVKPKAILGINPGSEQVKFTAERDGFLDSFRKFENARIFTNACGPCIGQWDREGAEKGEKNSIIHSFNRNFAKRADGNPNTHAFVASPEMVAAVAISGRLDFNPITDTLTNEAGEQVKLDEPKGFELPEKGFAVDDNGYQAPSEDGSSVVVNVSPTSDRLQLLEEFPAWDGKNITGAKVLIKAFGKCTTDHISMAGPWLKYRGHLDNISNNMLIGAVNAYNMETNHVKNELTGEYGEVPAVQRAYKAAGVPTIVVGDQNYGEGSSREHAAMEPRHLGVKAVLVKSFARIHETNLKKQGMLGITFANEADYDKIQEDDTVNFLDLDQFAPGKQLTLEFVHKDGTKDIIMANHTYNDQQIDWFKAGSALNLIKQQEK
- a CDS encoding TonB-dependent receptor domain-containing protein, which codes for MKKTLFSLLLVSSVLAFAQEKDNNKEKQIDGIVITKTKKAVEQKADRTIFDFSEQPQLNNGNVLEGIKKLPGLVATDIAGMMYQGKFLETYLNGRPLNITSNELNSFLEGMPANSIDRIEIITQPGAEFPATSGGAILNIITNKNANKYLTATYSGNYTFTSYDKFRSRTSNSINLNARNKLFGWQLNVGQNYRESMLNSNQDNLLGSNTDRIGRGYFAKSALTFDLGQDRLLLNYDIYHNNNDNYTLSDGEGAKKIEDKTKPNGFYYRDFIFDASDASNTNSLRQEAVVTYQKRFNDKSQKLDFQFGYTKSNSRFDQDNIFRKGKYSDNEPIDIIGGNILNNKSDMRIATFKVDYSQPIKILDGGKVSFGGLYEKQNFDTKSKGLTNLDYQRQTASTYLEFQAKFKKFDVTLGSRAENYDISGITRAIDSTGVVVEKDLLPFNKFKLFPNASIQYNLMSQVSIAANYNKKISLPSISALNPNNTTFQGPNTQVNGNPNLQPTIFDNYEIKISAFDYAFIGYSVSSAQNQIAQIIKRDGKNLFNEQINISNMKIHNFNVGLPIPFMLFSKSLSEVMKFNFNPDKINFMYVYAGYQKHEIDNLNNKGFWIFNVSTQLILPKDIKLTANYSYLTPKAGYFYFTAEKPFNNNVDITLTKKFMNNRLTLSVFANDIFNGQVMQVRSNPPSGETATLRTKYDSRNFGLSINYKIPTRNKLAKEDPNILNQTKKEDNGGVMQQGQ
- a CDS encoding HesA/MoeB/ThiF family protein → MQSEDIFKRYSRQIFIDEIGLEGQKKIINAKVLVIGAGGLGSPVIQYLAAAGVGTLGLADFDTVELHNLNRQIIHNENEIGTLKIKSAEKFVNTLNHQVKVIGIEQKIDAVNASQILSQYDIIVDGSDNFSTRYLVNDTCVALEKTLVYGSILGFSGQVAVFNYKGSKNLRDLFPEPPFDEEMRDCDSLGVLGALPGIIGSMMALKALKIITNLPVNLNQLTLIDTLNWRFQTLDF